Proteins encoded within one genomic window of Caldanaerobius fijiensis DSM 17918:
- the rpmF gene encoding 50S ribosomal protein L32: MAAVPKRRISKSRRNKRRTHYKLEVPQFVECPQCHELMLPHRVCKSCGYYDGRNVMAEAK; encoded by the coding sequence ATGGCAGCAGTACCTAAAAGAAGAATATCCAAAAGCAGAAGGAACAAAAGGCGTACCCATTATAAGCTGGAAGTTCCTCAATTTGTTGAGTGCCCTCAGTGCCATGAACTGATGTTACCCCATAGGGTGTGCAAGAGTTGTGGCTATTATGATGGAAGAAATGTAATGGCAGAAGCAAAATAG